The Gammaproteobacteria bacterium genome window below encodes:
- a CDS encoding 2Fe-2S iron-sulfur cluster binding domain-containing protein, with protein MFGLFGGNKDWQATVNGGEHTITVKAGDNLLKAALEAGVPWPHDCRVGSCSTCQCTLKNGKIKALTDFSYVLDQDQLKSGKILACQTRLKTDVAIEVELSDAPAIALNSYEGQIISTRNLTHDIKELVVKCEGKVEHSGMAGQYSEVAISALDDPRSYSYAKAPKQENPGEFTFYVRLVPNGKFTEWLFAEERVGETVKVTGPYGQFFRRDEDSTMVCVAGGSGMSAIKAILESSAAEQVKRNCLYLFGARAQQDLYCMDELAEIGKKWNKDYSFEFVPVLSEEPEGSGWQGATGFVTTYLKEAYVDTGKLSLNEAQGYLCGPPPMIDAAIDVMVDQGMNKENIYFDKFLDASSMPGGR; from the coding sequence ATGTTTGGATTATTTGGCGGTAATAAAGACTGGCAAGCAACCGTTAATGGTGGCGAGCATACCATTACCGTAAAGGCCGGTGACAACTTGTTAAAAGCTGCTTTAGAAGCAGGTGTCCCGTGGCCGCACGATTGTCGTGTGGGTAGTTGCAGCACCTGTCAGTGCACGCTTAAAAATGGAAAAATCAAAGCTTTAACAGATTTTTCTTATGTACTAGATCAAGATCAACTCAAGAGCGGTAAGATTCTTGCTTGCCAAACGCGACTTAAAACCGATGTTGCAATTGAAGTTGAGCTCAGTGATGCGCCTGCAATAGCGTTAAATTCATACGAAGGTCAAATCATAAGTACTCGTAACCTAACGCACGACATTAAAGAGCTAGTCGTTAAGTGTGAAGGCAAAGTCGAGCATTCAGGAATGGCTGGACAGTATTCTGAAGTCGCGATTAGCGCTTTAGATGATCCACGTTCTTATTCTTACGCAAAAGCCCCTAAGCAAGAGAATCCAGGTGAATTTACATTTTATGTGCGTTTAGTGCCAAACGGTAAATTTACTGAATGGCTATTCGCAGAAGAGCGTGTTGGCGAAACTGTTAAAGTAACAGGTCCCTATGGACAGTTCTTTCGACGTGATGAAGATTCTACGATGGTGTGTGTAGCAGGCGGCAGTGGTATGAGCGCTATTAAGGCCATTTTAGAAAGCTCTGCTGCGGAACAAGTGAAACGAAACTGTTTATATCTATTTGGCGCACGTGCGCAGCAAGATTTATACTGCATGGACGAATTAGCAGAAATTGGTAAAAAATGGAATAAAGACTATTCCTTTGAGTTCGTTCCTGTATTAAGTGAAGAGCCAGAAGGAAGCGGCTGGCAGGGCGCAACAGGGTTTGTGACCACCTATTTAAAGGAAGCTTACGTAGATACTGGTAAATTGTCTTTGAACGAAGCTCAGGGCTATTTATGTGGTCCTCCACCGATGATCGATGCAGCAATTGATGTCATGGTTGACCAAGGTATGAATAAAGAGAATATATACTTTGATAAGTTTTTAGATGCGAGTTCAATGCCTGGCGGGCGTTAA
- a CDS encoding tRNA glutamyl-Q(34) synthetase GluQRS, with protein MKQQNYIGRFAPSPSGPLHYGSLVAATASYLQAKYNNGKWLVRIEDIDPPREVAGAANEILKTLEHFQFEWDQTPLYQSTRREQYRSAVNSLIQQNQAYACSCSRKDLANNIQKSELGKRYPGTCANKQLNTRETSLNLRLRTKNENINFQDITYGKLRHNLLKEIGDIIIYRKLDLPSYALAVTIDDAYQGITEVVRGYDLLAFTPIQIYLCQLLQLPIPKFLHIPIILNQQGQKLSKQTGADAISKQNCGSVLVQALKDLGQPVPENLEKESSGNDELGQIWNWAIKHWNVDNIPKIKQVYPSQN; from the coding sequence GTGAAACAACAAAACTATATAGGTCGATTCGCCCCCTCTCCTTCCGGGCCATTACATTACGGTTCGTTAGTAGCAGCTACAGCAAGTTATTTGCAAGCAAAGTACAATAATGGAAAGTGGTTAGTTCGCATAGAAGATATCGACCCACCACGTGAAGTTGCCGGCGCTGCAAACGAAATACTTAAAACCCTTGAACACTTTCAGTTTGAGTGGGATCAAACACCACTCTATCAATCGACTCGTCGTGAGCAATACCGCTCTGCAGTTAATAGTTTAATTCAACAAAACCAAGCTTATGCTTGTTCATGCTCGCGAAAAGACTTAGCCAATAATATTCAGAAAAGTGAATTAGGAAAACGCTATCCAGGAACCTGTGCAAACAAACAGTTAAATACTCGTGAAACATCTCTGAATTTAAGACTGCGCACTAAAAATGAAAATATTAATTTTCAGGACATCACTTATGGAAAATTAAGACACAATCTTTTGAAAGAGATTGGTGACATTATTATTTATCGTAAATTGGACCTGCCAAGCTATGCTTTAGCAGTAACAATAGATGATGCCTACCAAGGCATTACCGAAGTAGTGCGCGGCTATGATTTACTCGCCTTTACCCCAATACAAATATATCTTTGCCAACTGTTACAGCTACCTATACCGAAGTTTCTACATATCCCTATTATCCTCAATCAACAGGGACAAAAATTAAGCAAACAAACCGGCGCAGATGCTATCAGCAAGCAAAATTGTGGGAGCGTGTTAGTTCAGGCGCTGAAAGATTTAGGTCAACCTGTCCCAGAAAATCTTGAAAAAGAGTCCTCTGGGAATGACGAGCTAGGACAAATATGGAATTGGGCAATTAAACACTGGAATGTAGATAACATTCCCAAAATCAAACAAGTTTATCCATCCCAAAACTAA
- a CDS encoding metalloregulator ArsR/SmtB family transcription factor: protein MSSSTFKKELFAQFAQVGKSLSNGNRLALLEFLAQGECTVDGLAKASGLSVANTSQHLQGLRRSGLVKSRAEGQKSFYRLSDYSVVALLALMRKIAEENIAEIQILVKDYLSSKDDLEPISRDELLKRAQKGTITVLDVRPEQEFESGHLPHAINIQLSELKDELKRLPQKKEVVAYCRGPFCIMAFEAVEQLRSKGYKARRLEDGFPEWKLENLPIEDGLSSTK from the coding sequence ATTTGCCCAGGTTGGCAAATCGCTTAGTAACGGTAATCGCTTAGCGCTATTGGAATTCCTGGCGCAAGGTGAATGCACTGTAGATGGGCTAGCAAAAGCGTCTGGGCTGAGCGTCGCCAATACCTCTCAACATTTACAGGGACTGCGAAGGTCTGGTTTAGTCAAATCCAGAGCGGAGGGTCAAAAGTCATTTTATCGCTTAAGTGATTATTCAGTTGTGGCGTTATTAGCGCTCATGCGGAAGATTGCCGAAGAAAATATCGCTGAAATTCAAATTTTGGTAAAAGATTATTTGTCTTCCAAAGATGATTTAGAACCCATTTCAAGAGATGAGTTATTGAAGCGTGCACAAAAAGGGACAATCACGGTTCTAGATGTGCGTCCCGAACAAGAATTTGAATCAGGTCATCTTCCACATGCTATTAACATTCAACTATCCGAATTAAAAGATGAGTTAAAGCGCTTACCACAGAAAAAAGAAGTTGTTGCGTATTGCCGAGGACCATTTTGTATCATGGCATTTGAAGCTGTTGAACAATTGCGTTCTAAAGGTTACAAGGCTCGTAGGTTAGAAGACGGATTTCCAGAATGGAAACTTGAAAATCTACCTATTGAAGATGGATTAAGTAGTACAAAATAG
- the msrB gene encoding peptide-methionine (R)-S-oxide reductase MsrB yields MTDKSKIKKTDDEWREELTPEQFHVCRQKGTEPAFSGEFNGHKENGMYVCVACKAPLFESGHKFDSGSGWPSFFQPANAECVQEESDESHGMRRTEVMCNACGAHLGHVFEDGPNPTGLRYCINSLSLDFDSKDNS; encoded by the coding sequence ATGACTGATAAATCAAAAATCAAAAAAACCGATGATGAATGGCGTGAAGAATTAACGCCGGAGCAGTTTCATGTTTGTCGGCAGAAGGGTACGGAGCCCGCCTTTAGTGGTGAGTTTAATGGTCATAAAGAAAACGGCATGTATGTATGTGTGGCTTGTAAGGCTCCACTATTTGAATCGGGACATAAATTTGATTCGGGTTCCGGTTGGCCAAGTTTTTTTCAACCAGCCAATGCTGAATGTGTTCAAGAGGAGTCTGATGAATCTCATGGTATGCGCAGAACCGAAGTAATGTGCAATGCTTGCGGCGCACATTTAGGGCACGTTTTCGAAGATGGTCCTAATCCTACAGGTCTTAGATATTGTATTAATTCATTATCCTTAGACTTTGATTCTAAAGATAATTCTTAA
- the dksA gene encoding RNA polymerase-binding protein DksA, producing the protein MPAKKVKTKKKAAPKKKAAVKKAAPKKKAAVKRKAAPKKKAAVKKKAAPKKKAAVKKKAAPKKKTAAKKAAPKKKAAVKKKAAPKAPPAEKKPSKAELKEQKAQAEREKKKQKRIELLNKRSPVELPVEGITPYTLHRGESYMSDAQLEHFRNILLCWKQELIDEVKRTVDQMKNDASQFADPADRATQEEEFSLELRTRDRESKLIRKINQTLSTIDSEDYGYCESCGIEIGIKRLEARPTATLCIDCKTLQEIKEKQIFT; encoded by the coding sequence ATGCCAGCTAAAAAAGTCAAAACCAAGAAAAAAGCCGCTCCTAAAAAGAAGGCTGCAGTAAAAAAAGCCGCACCTAAGAAAAAAGCAGCGGTCAAAAGAAAAGCTGCGCCTAAGAAAAAGGCTGCGGTTAAGAAAAAAGCTGCGCCCAAGAAAAAGGCTGCAGTCAAGAAAAAAGCCGCGCCTAAGAAAAAAACTGCAGCAAAGAAAGCTGCGCCTAAAAAGAAGGCTGCGGTTAAGAAAAAAGCTGCGCCTAAAGCACCACCAGCAGAAAAGAAACCTTCCAAAGCTGAGCTGAAAGAACAGAAGGCGCAAGCAGAAAGAGAAAAGAAAAAACAGAAAAGAATTGAATTGTTAAATAAACGTTCCCCAGTTGAATTGCCGGTTGAAGGTATCACGCCCTACACCCTACATCGTGGTGAAAGCTACATGAGTGACGCGCAGCTAGAACATTTCCGCAATATATTATTGTGTTGGAAACAAGAATTAATTGATGAAGTTAAACGCACGGTCGATCAAATGAAAAATGACGCTAGTCAATTTGCTGATCCGGCCGATCGTGCTACGCAAGAAGAAGAATTTAGTTTAGAGCTCAGAACACGTGACCGTGAAAGTAAATTGATTAGAAAAATCAACCAGACGCTGTCAACTATCGATTCTGAAGACTATGGTTATTGCGAATCGTGTGGCATTGAAATAGGCATTAAACGTTTGGAAGCACGGCCAACTGCCACCTTATGCATTGACTGTAAGACCTTGCAAGAAATCAAGGAAAAACAAATATTTACCTGA
- a CDS encoding fatty acid desaturase: MYGMLAVFALIQLALAWRIWQYMGNVPIGETSILGLTVQDGITGRQLIGAVMSSGIFAGIGIIYGHELAHTKGFSFVIARWMMALSGKAHFCYAHVYNHHLELGHQDDPATAPRGRSMYTHYPLSGFGQSKFLFMMEKQRLERIGVNFLSWQNRWIRGYFMALPTVLLFWFVGGWTGMLCLAGVWLISNFELEVLNYLEHYGLIREKGQPIDYRHSWDNSTAFTSWFFIEIGRQADHHDRGETHFWELDEVGAPNCGRGYFTLFALGLLPPVFHAYMKKQLGKWDDEMASEGELKIAAQMNKQAGYV; the protein is encoded by the coding sequence ATGTACGGCATGCTGGCCGTCTTTGCCTTGATACAACTCGCCCTTGCTTGGCGCATCTGGCAATACATGGGCAACGTGCCGATTGGCGAAACCAGTATTCTGGGTCTCACCGTTCAAGACGGCATCACCGGACGCCAACTCATCGGTGCAGTGATGTCCTCCGGCATCTTTGCGGGGATTGGTATTATTTACGGACACGAACTGGCCCACACCAAAGGCTTCAGCTTTGTGATCGCGCGCTGGATGATGGCCTTAAGTGGTAAAGCCCACTTTTGCTACGCCCACGTCTACAACCACCACCTAGAACTCGGTCACCAAGACGACCCGGCGACTGCTCCACGTGGACGCAGCATGTACACCCACTATCCTTTATCAGGATTTGGGCAAAGCAAATTCCTCTTCATGATGGAGAAGCAACGCCTCGAAAGAATCGGCGTGAACTTCCTCTCCTGGCAAAACCGCTGGATCCGAGGCTACTTCATGGCCCTACCGACCGTTCTATTATTTTGGTTCGTAGGCGGCTGGACCGGCATGCTTTGTTTAGCCGGTGTATGGCTCATCTCCAACTTTGAACTTGAAGTACTGAACTACCTTGAGCACTACGGCCTGATACGCGAAAAAGGTCAACCGATTGACTACCGTCATAGCTGGGACAACAGTACCGCATTTACCAGCTGGTTCTTTATCGAAATTGGTCGCCAAGCGGATCACCACGATCGAGGCGAGACCCACTTTTGGGAACTCGACGAAGTGGGGGCTCCGAACTGCGGGCGCGGCTACTTCACTCTCTTTGCATTAGGCTTATTGCCACCTGTGTTTCATGCCTACATGAAGAAACAGCTGGGGAAGTGGGATGACGAGATGGCGTCTGAAGGTGAGCTTAAGATCGCTGCACAGATGAATAAACAGGCTGGATACGTTTAA